From Actinomyces sp. oral taxon 171 str. F0337, one genomic window encodes:
- a CDS encoding LCP family protein yields the protein MTPTDDSLPPSITPGSDGGRPPRQQRPIDAVNQRSRERGEAPGGEDTAQPTDVAGGSPRRPSSTSGTRRPQRHSVLGRQDSDEQQASAQSTSERSGQQPPSVQPRRPAAPSQRGSRARAGSSAVPLEPDTDGRSAASGPERTQAMPVRRGTYPVGSQSPQSPHEPVPGGPELKPEQPRQPKRSRPRWRRILGWTVVVIVVVLALIAARVAWLWNDVSSQLHRVDALSGAADTPGETWLIVGSDARGGAVQDETEGARADSVMLLHKAENGQTSLTSLPRDTFVDIPELGENKINAAYTGGPKLLVQTVEKLSGLTVDHYVEVGMTGVSQMVDAVGGVDVCWPYSVVDEDSGMVWDVSQGECQTVDGKKALAYSRMRKSDPTGDVGRGQRQRAVISAVVSKAASPSTIFSFSRQDALVDAGTDVLTVDQSASTMSIAQMVLAFRSASGSGLTGAPPIEDTAYSPEDADIGETVLLRDTTAPDFFAKVRDGKLTAADFNQF from the coding sequence GTGACTCCGACAGACGACTCACTCCCGCCCTCGATCACCCCCGGCTCCGACGGAGGCAGGCCTCCACGCCAGCAGCGCCCCATCGATGCCGTCAATCAGCGCAGCCGCGAGCGCGGGGAGGCACCCGGTGGAGAGGACACTGCCCAGCCCACCGACGTCGCCGGAGGCTCCCCGCGCCGCCCGTCATCGACCTCTGGTACCCGCCGACCCCAGCGACACTCAGTCCTGGGTCGTCAGGACAGCGACGAGCAGCAGGCCTCGGCCCAGTCCACCTCTGAGCGATCGGGCCAGCAGCCACCCTCGGTCCAACCCCGGCGCCCAGCCGCCCCGTCTCAACGAGGCAGCCGCGCCCGGGCCGGGTCGAGTGCGGTCCCCTTGGAGCCGGATACCGACGGACGCAGTGCCGCATCCGGCCCGGAGCGCACACAGGCGATGCCTGTGCGACGCGGCACCTACCCCGTAGGGTCCCAGAGCCCGCAGTCCCCGCATGAGCCCGTTCCAGGCGGGCCGGAGCTCAAGCCCGAGCAGCCGCGGCAGCCGAAGCGCTCCCGGCCGCGATGGCGCCGGATCCTGGGCTGGACGGTCGTCGTCATCGTCGTCGTCCTCGCACTGATCGCAGCGCGGGTCGCCTGGCTGTGGAACGACGTCTCCTCCCAGCTCCACCGCGTCGACGCCCTGTCCGGGGCGGCGGACACCCCGGGCGAGACCTGGCTCATCGTGGGGTCGGACGCGCGCGGCGGCGCCGTCCAGGACGAGACCGAGGGAGCACGCGCCGACTCCGTCATGCTGCTGCACAAGGCGGAGAACGGGCAGACGAGTCTGACCTCCCTGCCGCGCGACACCTTCGTGGACATCCCCGAGCTCGGGGAGAACAAGATCAATGCCGCCTACACCGGCGGACCCAAGCTGCTGGTCCAGACCGTGGAGAAGCTCTCCGGGCTGACTGTGGACCACTATGTGGAGGTCGGCATGACCGGAGTGTCCCAGATGGTCGACGCCGTCGGCGGGGTCGACGTGTGCTGGCCCTACTCCGTCGTCGACGAGGACTCGGGAATGGTCTGGGACGTCTCCCAGGGCGAGTGCCAGACAGTGGACGGGAAGAAGGCACTGGCCTACTCCCGGATGCGCAAGTCGGACCCGACTGGCGATGTTGGGCGCGGTCAGCGCCAGCGCGCCGTCATCTCGGCGGTGGTCTCCAAGGCGGCCTCACCGTCCACCATCTTCTCCTTCTCCCGGCAGGACGCGCTGGTCGACGCCGGTACGGATGTCCTCACGGTGGATCAGAGCGCCAGCACCATGAGCATCGCCCAGATGGTCTTGGCCTTCCGATCAGCCTCCGGCAGCGGTCTGACCGGCGCTCCGCCCATTGAGGACACCGCCTACTCCCCCGAGGATGCCGATATTGGCGAAACGGTGCTGCTGCGGGACACAACCGCACCGGACTTCTTCGCCAAGGTGCGCGACGGGAAGCTGACGGCGGCGGACTTCAACCAGTTCTGA
- the galE gene encoding UDP-glucose 4-epimerase GalE, which yields MSILVAGGAGYIGAHVVRLLLERGEEVVVVDDLSYGTPERVKGASLVELDVASGQAPESLAEVMSSRGVTAVIHFAARKQVGESVERPAWYYQQNVGGLANMLLAMETAGVNQMIFSSSAAVYGMPPVEVVPEDIDCRPINPYGETKLIGEWMMADAEKAWGLRWAGLRYFNVAGAGWDDLGDMATLNLIPMVLDRLAKGETPKIFGTDYPTPDGTCVRDYIHVKDLAVAHIAALDYLAGGQEMAEHVFNVGTGQGASVREVVSKVIASTGLDLEPEELARRAGDPPQLIGNATRIGEVLGWRAEHDLDDIVASSYSSWQADPNRPHVG from the coding sequence ATGAGCATTCTCGTTGCTGGAGGCGCCGGCTACATCGGCGCGCACGTGGTCCGACTTCTCCTTGAGCGCGGGGAGGAGGTCGTCGTCGTCGATGACCTGTCCTACGGGACGCCGGAGCGAGTCAAGGGGGCCTCCCTCGTCGAGCTCGACGTCGCCAGCGGTCAGGCCCCCGAGAGCCTCGCTGAGGTCATGAGCTCGCGAGGTGTCACCGCTGTCATCCACTTCGCCGCCCGCAAGCAGGTGGGCGAGTCCGTGGAGCGCCCCGCCTGGTACTACCAGCAGAACGTTGGAGGCCTGGCGAACATGCTGCTGGCCATGGAGACGGCCGGCGTCAACCAGATGATCTTCTCCTCCTCGGCGGCCGTCTACGGCATGCCCCCGGTGGAGGTCGTGCCCGAGGACATCGACTGCCGCCCCATCAACCCCTACGGCGAGACCAAGCTCATTGGGGAGTGGATGATGGCTGACGCCGAGAAGGCCTGGGGGCTGCGCTGGGCCGGTCTGCGCTACTTCAATGTCGCTGGTGCCGGCTGGGACGACCTGGGCGACATGGCCACCCTCAATCTCATCCCCATGGTCCTCGACCGTCTCGCCAAGGGCGAGACCCCCAAGATCTTCGGCACCGACTACCCCACCCCCGACGGCACCTGTGTGCGCGACTACATCCACGTCAAGGACCTGGCGGTCGCTCACATCGCGGCCCTGGACTACCTGGCCGGCGGCCAGGAGATGGCCGAGCACGTCTTCAACGTCGGCACCGGCCAGGGCGCCTCGGTGCGGGAGGTCGTCTCCAAGGTCATCGCCTCCACGGGTCTGGACCTGGAGCCTGAGGAGCTCGCCCGCCGCGCCGGTGACCCGCCCCAGCTCATCGGCAACGCCACCCGCATCGGTGAGGTCCTGGGATGGAGGGCCGAGCACGACCTGGACGACATCGTCGCCTCCTCCTACAGCTCCTGGCAGGCCGACCCCAACCGGCCCCACGTCGGCTGA
- a CDS encoding Abi family protein: MNPPGQHYDKPALNENDLIERYIERGLIITDRNRAARYLRHIGYYRLSPYTIPFQADRTTHSFRPGTTFDDILSIYVFDRQLRLLTMDALERVEVAVRAAVSNTMSTHGEGGAFWYQNTSNYQNHKDYSATVKRIEHLTSLGRQYAPSTRREQTDRLHYPDALTHYLDTYTSPTTPPSWLVIELLTAGELQRLYAGLARKYRKAIARELHLTEPVLQSWLKSHVRVRNICAHHGRLWNRFLGVYPAIPKSRTVRWLNDGSTFDTGNPGALERKRLYPVLVSLQSILFTISPYSTWALRLRNLLSRYQHIPLNALGMKTNWDADRFWQEAFESGS; encoded by the coding sequence ATGAATCCTCCAGGTCAACATTACGATAAACCAGCGCTCAATGAGAACGACCTCATTGAGCGCTACATTGAACGCGGACTCATCATCACGGACCGAAATCGTGCCGCCAGATACCTCCGACACATCGGATACTATCGACTCTCCCCCTACACAATCCCCTTCCAAGCCGACCGAACCACCCACTCCTTCAGACCAGGCACCACCTTCGACGACATCCTCTCTATCTATGTGTTCGATCGACAACTGCGCCTCCTGACAATGGACGCACTTGAACGCGTCGAGGTCGCGGTGCGCGCCGCAGTGTCCAACACGATGTCAACACACGGCGAAGGCGGAGCCTTCTGGTACCAAAACACCTCCAACTACCAAAATCATAAAGACTACTCCGCAACAGTTAAGCGTATCGAACATCTCACGAGTCTTGGTCGGCAGTACGCTCCCTCAACTCGTCGCGAGCAGACGGACCGCCTTCACTACCCTGATGCACTCACCCATTATCTCGACACCTACACATCCCCGACAACACCGCCATCCTGGCTGGTCATCGAGCTTCTCACCGCCGGCGAGCTCCAACGCCTCTACGCCGGCCTGGCACGCAAGTACCGAAAAGCGATCGCGAGAGAACTCCATCTTACTGAGCCAGTTCTGCAATCATGGCTGAAAAGTCACGTCAGGGTCCGCAATATCTGCGCCCATCACGGACGCCTCTGGAACAGATTCCTTGGCGTATACCCAGCAATCCCAAAGAGCAGGACCGTCCGCTGGCTCAACGATGGCAGCACCTTTGATACCGGCAACCCAGGAGCCCTAGAACGAAAGAGGCTCTACCCCGTTCTCGTCTCTCTTCAGTCGATCCTGTTCACCATCAGCCCATACTCGACGTGGGCTCTGAGACTGCGCAATCTTTTAAGCAGGTACCAGCACATCCCACTGAATGCCCTGGGTATGAAGACCAACTGGGACGCAGACAGATTCTGGCAGGAGGCCTTCGAATCCGGCTCCTGA
- the purE gene encoding 5-(carboxyamino)imidazole ribonucleotide mutase produces the protein MSEVSATTPGTTEAGRPVVGIVMGSDSDWPVMGAAAEVLDEFQVAYEADVVSAHRMPAEMIDYGRAAAERGLRVIIAGAGGAAHLPGMLAAVTELPVIGVPVPLKYLDGMDSLLSIVQMPAGVPVATVSIGGARNAGLLAVRILASGQGQEAARLGAAMRVFQKDLSEVAHAKGAALRERLQD, from the coding sequence ATGAGCGAGGTCAGCGCAACGACGCCGGGGACGACAGAGGCGGGGCGGCCGGTGGTCGGCATCGTCATGGGGTCGGACTCGGACTGGCCGGTCATGGGGGCCGCCGCCGAGGTCCTCGATGAGTTCCAGGTGGCCTACGAGGCCGACGTCGTCTCGGCCCACCGCATGCCCGCCGAGATGATCGACTACGGGCGCGCTGCCGCCGAGAGGGGACTGCGCGTCATCATCGCCGGTGCCGGGGGAGCGGCTCACCTGCCCGGGATGCTGGCGGCCGTCACCGAGCTGCCGGTGATCGGGGTGCCGGTACCGCTGAAGTACCTCGACGGTATGGACTCTCTGCTGTCCATCGTGCAGATGCCGGCCGGGGTCCCAGTGGCCACGGTCTCCATCGGCGGGGCCCGTAACGCTGGGCTGCTGGCGGTGCGCATCCTCGCGTCCGGTCAGGGGCAGGAGGCCGCCCGCCTGGGCGCCGCCATGCGGGTCTTCCAGAAGGACCTGAGCGAGGTCGCCCACGCCAAGGGCGCCGCCCTGCGCGAGCGCCTGCAGGATTGA
- a CDS encoding 5-(carboxyamino)imidazole ribonucleotide synthase, translated as MSAPIVAVIGGGQLARMMQEEASALGIHLRALVEAADGSTGQVTPDAPVGAADDEAAVRAVVAGDGADGPGGEPAAVLTFEHEHQDSALLERLQSEGVSVQPTSQALTLARDKLAMRRMMSRAGLPQPAWAEVGGPQQESAEQMTDAVEAFAGEHGWPVVLKTPRGGYDGHGVLLVHSAESLREGEAAEWIASVARARAGQSDGLGTGGGGSLGGAAVTSLLVEQAIPFTRELAVLLARTPSGQVAVWPVAQTVQEDGMCAEVLAPAPGLDSVAVEEAELIGRAVAEHAGVTGVLAVELFAVETFGEPTRLYVNELAMRPHNSGHWTQDGAVTSQFAQHLRAVLDLPLGATEATAPTTVMVNLIGGRHEPGADALARAMAAHPDARIHLYGKQWRQGRKLGHVTMTVGRGQEVADVVEQARGAVAILRGDA; from the coding sequence GTGAGCGCACCCATCGTCGCCGTGATCGGAGGCGGGCAGCTGGCCCGCATGATGCAGGAGGAGGCCAGTGCTCTGGGTATTCACCTCAGGGCACTGGTGGAAGCCGCGGACGGGTCCACCGGACAAGTGACCCCGGACGCCCCCGTGGGGGCCGCCGACGATGAGGCGGCCGTGCGCGCCGTCGTCGCCGGGGACGGTGCTGACGGGCCGGGAGGGGAGCCGGCTGCGGTCCTCACCTTCGAGCATGAGCACCAGGACTCGGCCCTCCTGGAACGGCTCCAGTCCGAGGGAGTCAGTGTCCAGCCCACCTCGCAGGCCCTGACCCTGGCGCGCGACAAGCTCGCCATGCGGCGGATGATGAGTCGGGCCGGGCTCCCGCAGCCCGCCTGGGCGGAGGTCGGCGGACCGCAGCAGGAGAGCGCTGAGCAGATGACCGACGCCGTTGAGGCCTTTGCCGGCGAGCACGGCTGGCCCGTGGTGCTCAAGACGCCGCGCGGAGGCTACGACGGCCACGGGGTCCTGCTGGTGCACAGCGCCGAGTCCCTGCGTGAGGGGGAGGCCGCCGAGTGGATCGCCTCGGTGGCCCGGGCCCGCGCCGGCCAGAGTGATGGCCTTGGAACCGGTGGGGGAGGCAGCCTCGGAGGGGCTGCGGTGACCAGTCTCCTCGTGGAGCAGGCGATCCCCTTCACCCGTGAGCTCGCCGTCCTGCTGGCCCGCACCCCCAGCGGCCAGGTGGCGGTGTGGCCGGTGGCTCAGACGGTTCAGGAGGACGGCATGTGCGCTGAGGTGCTGGCGCCGGCCCCCGGTCTCGACTCGGTCGCCGTCGAGGAGGCCGAGCTCATCGGCCGCGCGGTCGCCGAGCATGCCGGGGTGACCGGGGTGCTCGCCGTCGAGCTCTTCGCCGTGGAGACCTTCGGGGAGCCTACGCGCCTGTACGTCAACGAGCTGGCCATGCGTCCCCACAACTCCGGTCACTGGACCCAGGACGGGGCCGTCACCAGCCAGTTCGCCCAGCACCTGCGGGCGGTTCTCGACCTGCCGCTGGGGGCCACGGAGGCCACAGCGCCCACCACTGTCATGGTCAACCTCATCGGCGGCAGGCACGAGCCGGGGGCTGATGCCTTGGCCCGGGCCATGGCCGCTCATCCCGATGCCCGGATCCACCTCTACGGCAAGCAGTGGCGACAGGGCCGCAAGCTCGGGCACGTCACCATGACGGTCGGCCGTGGCCAGGAGGTCGCCGACGTCGTTGAGCAGGCGCGCGGGGCCGTCGCCATCCTGCGCGGGGACGCCTGA
- a CDS encoding GtrA family protein: protein MPAMTRSSGNSLAQRLIALIKEFMQFGMVGAAAYVIDVGLFNLLQHGPTGFLSGHPNSAQLMASSIATVFSWIANRYWTYRGRTQKNVAREATLFVLANLGGIAITQFCLLFTHHVLGLTSPLADNIAAYVVGFGLGTAFRFVFYHYIVFTGHKDHSPGDDDTDSTSPQGQAGSGTEPRAVPVSVRP from the coding sequence ATGCCCGCCATGACGCGATCCTCCGGCAATTCCTTGGCGCAGAGGCTCATCGCCCTCATCAAGGAGTTCATGCAGTTCGGCATGGTGGGCGCTGCGGCCTACGTGATCGACGTCGGCCTGTTCAACCTGCTCCAGCACGGCCCTACCGGTTTCCTCTCCGGTCACCCGAACTCCGCTCAGCTGATGGCATCCTCGATCGCGACCGTCTTCTCCTGGATCGCAAACCGCTACTGGACCTACCGGGGCCGCACCCAGAAGAACGTTGCCCGCGAGGCGACCCTGTTCGTCCTGGCCAACCTGGGCGGCATCGCCATCACGCAGTTCTGCCTGCTCTTCACCCATCACGTCCTGGGACTGACCTCACCGCTGGCGGACAATATTGCGGCCTACGTCGTCGGCTTCGGCCTGGGAACGGCATTCCGCTTCGTCTTCTACCACTACATCGTCTTCACCGGGCACAAGGACCACTCCCCCGGTGACGACGATACCGACAGCACCAGTCCCCAGGGGCAGGCGGGCAGTGGGACCGAGCCCCGTGCCGTCCCCGTCTCGGTACGCCCCTGA
- a CDS encoding VTT domain-containing protein, whose amino-acid sequence MTALTALAPALNLPTAVPSAHAPMLGPEWLDATFIIKAFVGWISPWAIVGVMLVIFAETGLLVGFFLPGDSLLFTLGMFVAIGETNPAEGVPVPIWVAAPLVWLAAIAGNQTGYLIGRKAGPAIFNKPDSRLFKQEYVDRTSDFFERHGGKAVTLAQFVPIVRTFTPVIAGVGKMNYRHFITFNILGATFWAFGITWLGYFLGTIKWIQDNIDAMILVIVFISVAPMLISGISQFIKSRRQKS is encoded by the coding sequence GTGACTGCCCTGACCGCCTTGGCTCCGGCGCTGAATCTGCCCACCGCTGTCCCCTCCGCCCACGCACCGATGCTCGGCCCCGAGTGGCTCGATGCCACCTTCATCATCAAAGCCTTCGTCGGCTGGATCAGCCCCTGGGCCATTGTCGGCGTCATGCTTGTCATCTTCGCCGAGACCGGCCTGCTCGTCGGCTTCTTCCTGCCCGGTGACTCACTGCTGTTCACCCTGGGGATGTTCGTGGCCATCGGCGAGACCAACCCGGCCGAAGGAGTTCCCGTCCCCATCTGGGTGGCTGCCCCCCTCGTGTGGCTCGCGGCCATTGCCGGCAACCAGACCGGCTACCTCATCGGCCGCAAGGCGGGACCCGCGATCTTCAACAAGCCCGACTCACGCCTGTTCAAGCAGGAGTACGTGGACCGCACCTCGGACTTCTTCGAGCGCCACGGCGGCAAGGCCGTCACCTTGGCTCAGTTCGTGCCGATTGTACGCACCTTCACGCCCGTCATCGCCGGTGTCGGCAAGATGAACTACCGGCACTTCATCACCTTCAACATCCTGGGAGCCACATTCTGGGCCTTCGGCATCACCTGGCTGGGCTACTTCCTGGGAACGATCAAGTGGATCCAGGACAACATCGACGCCATGATCCTGGTGATCGTCTTCATCTCGGTGGCTCCGATGCTCATCTCCGGTATCTCGCAGTTCATCAAGTCCCGCCGCCAGAAGTCCTGA
- a CDS encoding sensor histidine kinase, which yields MRRYSMTMTMSAVCVAVLLLGLPLGGAWIVSALRSAGSGDRVTIIGTVILTVLVLTGTALTAASVVASRVSRRISAPLIYLAAEAEQLGSGQVRPRLRSSGIEEIDLVQAELVRSAERVAGRIAAERQFASDASHQLRTPLTSLSLRLEEIELLAGEEDVRAEAHACLEQVERLTGVVEDLLKVSRRSGGGTTEALHLKDIFAQQREEWEPAFEQAGRTITFSDEISHPVLATPGSLAQVLATVIENSLRYGAGTTSVSVRSANGGHAVFIDITDEGEGVAEDIAPHVFERHVSGYGSTGVGLALAKDLVEADGGRIELSQRSPAVFSILLNAVPKSLDPNNVLPQGALVSVGRRRRF from the coding sequence ATGCGTCGTTACTCCATGACGATGACGATGTCGGCGGTGTGCGTGGCTGTCCTCCTGCTGGGGCTGCCACTGGGAGGCGCCTGGATCGTCAGCGCGTTGCGCTCCGCCGGAAGCGGCGACCGGGTCACCATTATCGGCACGGTCATCCTCACGGTCCTGGTACTCACCGGCACCGCGCTCACGGCGGCCTCCGTCGTGGCCTCCCGGGTGTCCAGGCGCATCTCGGCCCCACTCATCTACCTGGCCGCCGAGGCCGAGCAGCTTGGCAGCGGTCAGGTGCGCCCTCGGCTGCGCTCCTCGGGGATCGAGGAGATCGACCTGGTCCAGGCCGAGCTCGTGCGCTCGGCCGAGCGTGTGGCCGGGCGTATCGCCGCTGAGCGTCAGTTCGCCTCCGACGCCTCCCACCAGCTGCGCACGCCGCTGACCAGCCTGTCGCTGCGCCTGGAGGAGATCGAGCTGCTCGCCGGCGAGGAGGATGTGCGAGCCGAGGCCCATGCCTGCCTGGAGCAGGTCGAGAGGCTCACCGGCGTCGTCGAGGACCTGCTCAAGGTCTCGCGCCGCAGCGGAGGTGGGACCACGGAGGCTCTTCACCTCAAGGACATCTTCGCTCAGCAGCGCGAGGAGTGGGAACCGGCCTTCGAGCAGGCCGGACGCACCATCACCTTCTCCGACGAGATCAGCCACCCGGTCCTGGCCACACCCGGGTCCCTGGCCCAGGTACTGGCCACTGTCATCGAGAACTCCCTGCGCTACGGGGCCGGGACAACGTCGGTGAGTGTACGCAGCGCCAACGGCGGTCACGCGGTCTTCATCGATATCACCGACGAAGGTGAGGGCGTGGCCGAGGACATCGCACCGCATGTCTTCGAGCGGCACGTCTCCGGCTACGGCTCCACCGGCGTCGGGCTGGCGCTGGCCAAGGATCTCGTCGAGGCCGACGGCGGCCGCATCGAGCTGTCCCAGCGCAGCCCGGCGGTCTTCTCCATCCTGCTCAATGCCGTCCCCAAGTCCCTGGACCCCAACAACGTCCTGCCTCAGGGCGCACTGGTCTCGGTGGGACGGCGTCGCCGCTTCTGA
- a CDS encoding response regulator transcription factor codes for MTTVLLVEDDPAISEPLARAFGREGYEVLTHGTGKGALEEISAADIIVLDLGLPDIDGLDVARQVRAQGLTIPILMLTARSEDSDLVVGLDAGADDYVTKPFRLAELLARVRAQVRRASGEATEDELSVGEVRVDVAAHRAFVGSRELQLTTREFELLRVLVRAGGEVASGEDILKEVWGEDPTGSPQTLQMHVTWLRRKLGDDEDSPALLLAQEDGYLLTAG; via the coding sequence GTGACAACTGTTCTGCTCGTCGAAGACGACCCCGCCATCTCCGAGCCCCTCGCCCGCGCCTTTGGACGCGAGGGCTATGAGGTCCTGACTCATGGCACCGGTAAAGGCGCCCTTGAGGAGATCTCAGCCGCTGACATCATCGTCCTGGACCTGGGACTGCCGGACATCGACGGCCTGGACGTGGCCCGTCAGGTGCGGGCCCAGGGCCTGACCATCCCGATCCTCATGCTCACCGCGCGCAGTGAGGACTCCGACCTCGTCGTCGGTCTGGATGCGGGGGCCGATGACTACGTCACCAAGCCCTTCCGCCTGGCCGAGCTGCTGGCTCGCGTGCGGGCTCAGGTCCGTCGCGCCTCGGGGGAGGCCACTGAGGATGAGCTGAGCGTCGGAGAGGTCCGGGTCGACGTCGCCGCTCACCGGGCCTTCGTCGGCTCGCGCGAGCTGCAGCTGACGACCCGGGAGTTCGAGCTGCTCCGGGTCCTGGTGCGCGCCGGTGGCGAGGTCGCCTCCGGTGAGGACATCCTCAAGGAGGTCTGGGGTGAGGACCCCACCGGGAGTCCCCAGACCCTTCAGATGCACGTGACCTGGCTGCGTCGCAAGCTCGGTGACGATGAGGACAGCCCCGCGCTTCTGCTGGCCCAGGAGGACGGCTACCTTCTGACCGCCGGCTGA
- a CDS encoding adenylate/guanylate cyclase domain-containing protein — MTLDSQASEGRAPDSQEGGAQQKAQEGARRGEGEGAAEMDPAERTTLTGHEYLLLGTPPSLTLTEVAQRAGTSVEVAQKFWRAMGFADVKPDAVHFTEQDVAALRDTVALLDETSDSSLASASVLELLRAQSYTMDRLVLWELETFVTDLSERLGLDDTSARLVALDRIDGLVELLERQLTYVWRRHMASILGRTDAEVSTRGREDTGPDLYPLIRSLGFVDIVSFTQRAQGMSKAALTHMLEGFENTARDVITSRGARVVKTIGDAVMYISDDLLIAADVVTALVDELQKGPDAIRVRASLVEGRVISRSGDVFGPTVNLASRLVDAAEPGSIRLDEPTAMAILRSPQADRYRVGQCHEVVAKGLGQIVPWSLERTSPTRL, encoded by the coding sequence GTGACACTAGACAGCCAAGCGAGCGAGGGGCGCGCACCGGACTCCCAGGAGGGCGGCGCCCAGCAGAAGGCTCAAGAGGGTGCCCGTCGTGGCGAGGGGGAGGGCGCCGCTGAGATGGACCCTGCAGAGCGGACCACCCTGACGGGGCATGAGTACCTGCTGCTGGGGACGCCCCCCAGCCTCACTCTGACCGAGGTGGCTCAGCGGGCCGGAACCAGTGTGGAGGTGGCGCAGAAGTTCTGGCGTGCCATGGGCTTCGCTGACGTCAAGCCCGATGCGGTCCACTTCACTGAGCAGGATGTCGCCGCGCTTCGAGACACCGTGGCGCTGCTGGACGAGACCAGTGACTCCTCCCTGGCCTCGGCCAGCGTGCTCGAGCTTCTCAGGGCCCAGTCCTACACCATGGACCGTCTGGTCCTGTGGGAGCTGGAGACCTTCGTCACTGACCTCAGTGAGCGTCTCGGTCTGGACGACACCTCTGCCCGGTTGGTCGCCCTTGACCGCATCGACGGCCTCGTGGAGCTTCTGGAGCGCCAGCTGACCTACGTGTGGCGCCGTCACATGGCCTCCATCCTGGGGCGCACCGACGCTGAGGTGTCAACCCGGGGCAGAGAGGACACCGGCCCCGACCTCTACCCGCTCATCCGCTCCCTGGGCTTCGTTGACATCGTCTCCTTCACCCAGCGCGCTCAGGGCATGAGCAAGGCCGCCCTGACCCACATGCTCGAGGGCTTCGAGAACACGGCCAGGGATGTCATCACCTCCCGGGGGGCGCGGGTGGTCAAGACGATCGGGGACGCCGTCATGTACATCTCCGATGACCTGCTGATCGCCGCCGACGTCGTCACCGCTCTGGTCGACGAGCTCCAGAAGGGGCCGGATGCGATTCGGGTTCGAGCCAGCCTCGTCGAGGGACGGGTCATCTCCCGCTCCGGTGACGTCTTCGGTCCCACCGTCAATCTGGCCTCCCGGCTCGTGGACGCGGCCGAACCCGGCAGCATCCGCCTGGACGAGCCGACCGCCATGGCCATTCTCCGCTCGCCTCAGGCGGATCGGTACCGGGTGGGGCAGTGCCATGAGGTGGTGGCCAAGGGGCTGGGGCAGATCGTGCCCTGGTCGTTGGAGAGGACCTCACCGACCCGCCTCTGA
- a CDS encoding biotin--[acetyl-CoA-carboxylase] ligase, producing MTSGGTPFSRLDTVPVTGSTQDDLRAALLGPECGAWPHLSALRALRQTAGRGRSGRAWVTPDDGSALLVSVVLRPLVPVERLGWLPLLGGLAVRDAVAPLVEDLPWRVGTKWPNDVVALPDDPAAVPVVPGWDDTRKIAGVLSELVVPEPAGGLAPDAVPSDRDQAPMVILGIGVNIGQEAEDLPVAWAGSLRTLGAVGAGDAAAREDVMEAVLAATGHHLVRLIGQWEEVGGDVDAGDGALGRRLRAALTTLGKRVSVQAPDGELSGLAVDVTPALVLRNQDGDTEVRAGDVTLVRVGK from the coding sequence ATGACCTCAGGTGGCACCCCCTTCTCGCGTCTCGATACCGTTCCCGTCACAGGATCCACTCAGGACGACCTGCGCGCGGCCCTCCTGGGGCCTGAGTGCGGGGCCTGGCCGCACCTGTCGGCGCTCCGGGCTCTGAGGCAGACCGCCGGCAGAGGGAGGTCCGGGCGCGCCTGGGTCACCCCCGACGATGGCAGCGCCCTCCTGGTCTCCGTGGTCCTGCGGCCCCTGGTCCCCGTTGAGCGCCTGGGCTGGCTGCCGTTGCTGGGCGGCTTGGCCGTCCGCGATGCTGTGGCTCCCCTCGTCGAGGACCTGCCCTGGCGGGTGGGGACCAAGTGGCCCAACGACGTCGTCGCCCTGCCCGATGACCCGGCAGCCGTGCCCGTGGTGCCCGGCTGGGACGACACGCGCAAGATCGCCGGCGTCCTCAGCGAGCTCGTCGTACCGGAGCCCGCCGGGGGACTCGCACCCGACGCGGTTCCCTCCGACCGCGACCAGGCCCCGATGGTCATCCTCGGCATCGGCGTCAACATCGGGCAGGAGGCGGAGGACCTGCCGGTGGCCTGGGCCGGTTCCCTGCGCACGCTCGGTGCTGTCGGCGCGGGTGACGCAGCTGCGCGTGAGGACGTCATGGAGGCTGTTCTCGCGGCGACCGGCCACCATCTGGTCCGGCTCATCGGGCAGTGGGAGGAGGTCGGCGGAGACGTCGATGCCGGAGACGGCGCACTCGGGCGCCGGCTGCGCGCGGCGCTGACAACCCTGGGGAAGCGGGTCAGTGTCCAGGCTCCTGACGGTGAGCTCAGCGGGCTGGCCGTCGACGTCACCCCCGCGCTCGTGCTGCGCAACCAGGACGGTGACACCGAGGTCCGCGCGGGCGATGTGACCCTCGTGCGTGTGGGGAAATGA